The following are encoded in a window of Amycolatopsis lexingtonensis genomic DNA:
- a CDS encoding calcium-binding protein gives MGSRRWLGLITVFALALGGSVVTAAPAHAASPGVGTLVNALAAPANSFAAWSKGLGTLGQLAKPLPAVQTSPGAALGFDTLAQEAFHTGTKKLADAVDDADLDIDQPITLSADRAGTLKTTLSTVGEDKKLDLSLTISRVLNDQALSVPIPIGDGTNAPQSAFSSLGGVRLTVTTTLKLTLVWDKAHDKAYFVDDGTTPALTVDAAANFPDADAIKAVKAAVGILGVKLESDSTVDLKAHFAATVNDPDNDGRLAFTNFDGTAGELAQNGSLAGLVSFGFASPAGSLTGSLHLAAAPASSFSLDLPAVDAKIGISWPDLATGTPQITPQGISTVGPFLNMTPRDLATGLAQLATTLTSIQRAKWGDTASPIGNLDLPFLKGSLADAIQLNESIKKFLQDNTKTAADPAQAGEPKFVSLQELLDKLNTATDLPGGGKIGISDVHFPAGTTKLDFKITLSRQAPATAIDLNAAAAAASGPAGSPAKTTYTQTTLKDDNQKWKPGEFAGRHVVAGAAGATVENNDEHTLFLQAPGWTPVIPVAGAPYTISGMQGDVGVVQLGNDLKTGGRGVGEANAVNATAKVRPSYDAAVTLVLDLQNPTVHTPPIEQKNPDGSTILVGATPTGPDRVLLRTSGSPSLFTADFPMDAGIDLFANAGFLQVELKGTAHVCHPDAGADCAGTPAADDHMLQVKLKDQGDLTFGGVVDKLLHDPGSLLDFQVHVRGAGGVDASAPGTADFLKGATAHAGFTWNDLTKPTGPDGPQFSTSDLSELANFDFDPANPKALFSIILKTLQTLNASISDASPAGAAVFGTKIPLVGRSLRDLLRADEAGSGPKVTYGANSVKDAARSVEKGNAFPQTLVGRTVVAGTQVGIVGSVTADTLVLAGPWASQPAPSTAYVIRSELDDVISMLEAAPSDNLQRLVQTVNERFKGSVPVQFEYAEPAGTPSLIIRLDWKRAYHTSTPVQFDFSLPAGNQRVAGVQGDGSVSLGVGGEVKMGLVVPLAPGPGPADANALRVLDDSSIGVKLDAAVENATIATTLGPLTVSLGDPKSADKATAKASYSLDLAKSGGTGAPVTFAEFAGAVGPSINAASTAVNCGLDGSTPLALCAKLPLYISEDGGATYTKVITDETKANDFALRLPKSTTPDDYFNLGGAAIDGHPRLETPDPTLLGQELAKRLIDFGRLDGLDSYLNLAEQALNTASFGGKLPLLGDDLQQGADFIGKLRTAIHTALAQLPADGHFTDMAAVRGWVNDQLAAKLAAAGLNPDTVTVDTLCKTRLGTVGAPTVKLHDGATAADKTYRYVVASYATINGEKKQAKASDPGSITNGPAALSTTDSLDISWEPVDSASGYLVFREEGGVFKLIADVTDTKTTDTGAAAIGGAPENPAENPQPHDCAYNDLDAVTISLNVSQGDFSGDLLNCAGLPAGHECLKKSVPLDLGIPGFSLKADGGAGPEVQLGWRLHLAMGISRSEGFFVNTKDSAQPEFAVGLNVTLPQKINAQLAFINITAENCTKDLSADDCNGAAAPPANGVLPLFGGAFKIDLIAPDDPTNGRLHLTDLQNAGLDRLADVKLHASADINWLLKARPGDDAGFPGIQANFRLHWAWNNVKPGTNSADAGNNPLTLAFDKVAIDSGEIFGKILGPIVNKVKQVTGPLDPVIKTLYAPIPVLSDLSHLAGGGDVTLVSLGKAFTTIAGGPDLKFVDTIAGIVNFINNFPTCTTKCLIPLGSFELGGQQALDTTATPDNTESLISSKKDAGGGTTFAPLLDTINGKNSNAKSVNPMTTQASAAGFSFPVFEKPASLFNVLLGGDVDLVKFDSGPLRLGFDWRQQFGPVYAPPPVVITLHGSATVSLRIVAGFDTYGIRKAFEAARAGNLDLGTIGNAFLQSLFFYTTENGKPIPVVSFTGEIAAGAAVTAVIITVGIEGGLGLTVSFLWNDPNHDGKFRITEFLQTALNNPICLFTVSGRLYVFLKLYVTVGFGPFSVSFSFTIVDVTLLDFTATPNCTPPPPKLGGLSGDGKTLVVYAGALGHTAQRGGGTGDPYESDKQEKETVKITSLHDYANPANPAFTGVAVDMLGIRREFRNPNIERVVVDGRNYGKPMSVTFIGDAKADTTKTGPPPPTAQFDRDAIVFGGKVNDQIKTGIGNSWVDGGAGDDTIVTGDRTVLAANKTSYARDDAKARVAGGPGVDSITVGNGVDVVAGDSSLGAPPVTSIGLKELPNDGRDGGDPLADGTGGPTVTVPNWALLPDPAGGTGTGDGGDTIKVGLAKSTAFGNGGDDTLGVTADDPLKDVPTYPQALFVSQGATLVGGDGSDRFAGGTGPDKIYPAGQVDPGVDGYGSDDANTTGGPVGGPINTVDTGSGNDTVYGGKGQDRVTGHSTKDQHDDFRGGGGNDILFGGYGPDTLYGGPDDDYVIAEPSTLDFPNPGTTDGFGPFYVVTHTPLPSGVTPSHKTLVGGLGFDHVIGGDGGADVYGDKQTTPCKAGAPIPSTPVDESVDDPLDGNDRIIGGAGVENVRAGGGDDNVDAEAADDLVCGEKGKDALHGGRDADQVWGGSGDDAVYGDSGADTLYGNDGVDTMFGGDDPDTIEGNDGTDWVSGGLAGDTIVGGTRAAGQPDDADQLFGDSGPDTIIGDNGDPLVAGGPVFDLASTDPALGGGDTISGGFDNDALFGGLENDTVFGGKDPDRIEGNPGADKLNGEADADDIIGGSHQTPGDPAVKNAAGYPDAGDTISGGDADDVITGDNATITGTGGGDTGDPVTRGRGLSAGRHVVLFDLGYTPAAGTSGGDSIYGGEAADVIYAQGGTDTVHGDAGDDYAEGDQDADKLFGEAGQDDLVGGSSYVESGTGQGTAGQLDTGDTISGGDDADLITGDNALLTRDAGLPKSPITQGRFDSDAQGAPGMVQRSLQLYDLGDGPVPNTSGGDDITGDNGCDAILGQSGNDRIKGNADGDYAEGGPGRDWLEGNGGDDDLVGGSSVIFGTDTALTTQGQPDAGDAVFGGTGDDVVLGDNAITDRIAPPSPYLLRVGSNGTFETQRSLRLLDLSWSNGFLGAPTRPVAGGDQLSGGGGVDVVFGQDGDDQISGGANDDYAEGNGGHDTMFGDRTLAEAGIPITPPNPAWPGTASGDLGDVSAPNGQDDLLGGSSLAVFRDTADDVHGDGAADFILGDGGTAVRDIVDQTGKPVALGDDLSKVSLPLTNRIYAKRYPATPPTGAAFVRHGANGAPTRFCTTTQATCEAPGASGGDNLWGDAGEDTLYGQDGNDLMYGDTGTATAPGDGADDMYGELGDDRMWGTGGDDAMVGDRGGIVDVYQNGSNKFVIDNTQVPAIHYEGFLAGSVTRQVDLQHDVNGDAFAAPGTAPAMPHRGDLEGGTDRIRGGDDHDSIHGGFGDDLANGDSGGDNVFGDDGADVLWGGKGGTDAANPNDRGTGDSLVDYVLGGKGATTGPSVDPNTGALGSDIIDWRPRGTYGAPGSSTCSANPWPQTFGNGKTAVTVDPCSWFEMTNLDNADVADNQHHQGIDWIYGGWDRDVLQADVADNGPNLGDRLLDWGGAYNLYTHCNAAYGGYNDVRQWSPTQQDFLQRWAYSLGAGQGAADVTTAGTSAFDELALVYQADLQDHGSGPAFPTTPGHFDNPNACAP, from the coding sequence ATGGGCTCGAGAAGGTGGCTCGGACTGATCACGGTGTTCGCGCTGGCACTCGGCGGCAGCGTCGTAACCGCCGCTCCGGCGCACGCCGCGAGCCCCGGCGTCGGCACGCTGGTGAACGCGCTCGCCGCCCCGGCGAACAGCTTCGCCGCGTGGTCGAAGGGGCTGGGCACCCTCGGGCAGCTCGCCAAGCCGCTGCCCGCCGTACAGACCAGCCCGGGTGCCGCGCTCGGGTTCGACACCCTGGCGCAGGAGGCCTTCCACACCGGCACCAAGAAGCTCGCCGACGCCGTCGACGACGCCGACCTCGACATCGACCAGCCGATCACCCTGTCCGCCGACCGCGCCGGAACCCTGAAGACGACGCTGAGCACCGTCGGCGAGGACAAGAAGCTCGACCTGAGCCTGACGATCTCCCGGGTCCTGAACGACCAGGCCCTGAGCGTCCCGATCCCGATCGGCGACGGCACCAACGCCCCGCAGTCGGCGTTCTCCTCCCTCGGCGGGGTGCGGCTCACCGTCACCACCACGCTGAAGCTGACCCTGGTCTGGGACAAGGCACACGACAAGGCCTACTTCGTCGACGACGGCACGACCCCGGCGCTGACCGTCGACGCCGCGGCGAACTTCCCCGACGCCGACGCGATCAAGGCCGTCAAAGCTGCGGTCGGCATCCTGGGGGTGAAGCTCGAGTCCGATTCCACAGTGGACCTCAAGGCGCACTTCGCCGCCACCGTCAACGATCCCGACAACGACGGCAGGCTGGCCTTCACCAACTTCGACGGCACCGCGGGAGAACTCGCCCAGAACGGTTCCCTGGCCGGCCTGGTCAGCTTCGGCTTCGCCAGCCCGGCCGGCTCGCTGACCGGTTCGCTGCACCTGGCCGCGGCACCCGCGAGCTCGTTCTCCCTCGACCTGCCCGCGGTGGACGCGAAGATCGGCATCAGCTGGCCCGACCTCGCCACCGGCACCCCGCAGATCACGCCGCAGGGCATTTCCACGGTCGGCCCGTTCCTGAACATGACCCCGCGCGACCTCGCCACCGGCCTGGCCCAGCTGGCCACGACGCTGACGTCGATCCAGCGCGCCAAGTGGGGCGACACCGCCAGCCCGATCGGCAACCTCGACCTGCCGTTCCTCAAGGGCTCGCTGGCCGACGCGATCCAGCTCAACGAGTCGATCAAGAAGTTCCTGCAGGACAACACCAAGACCGCGGCGGACCCGGCGCAGGCGGGTGAACCGAAGTTCGTTTCCCTGCAGGAACTGCTCGACAAGCTCAACACCGCGACGGACCTGCCCGGCGGCGGCAAGATCGGCATCTCCGACGTCCACTTCCCGGCCGGCACGACCAAGCTCGACTTCAAGATCACGTTGTCCCGCCAGGCACCCGCGACGGCGATCGACCTCAACGCGGCCGCGGCGGCGGCGTCCGGCCCGGCGGGCAGCCCGGCGAAGACGACCTACACGCAGACCACCCTCAAGGACGACAACCAGAAGTGGAAGCCGGGGGAGTTCGCGGGACGGCACGTCGTCGCCGGCGCGGCCGGGGCGACGGTCGAGAACAACGACGAGCACACGCTCTTCCTCCAGGCGCCCGGCTGGACACCGGTGATCCCGGTGGCCGGCGCGCCCTACACGATTTCCGGGATGCAGGGCGACGTCGGCGTCGTCCAGCTCGGCAACGACCTCAAGACCGGCGGCCGCGGCGTGGGCGAGGCCAACGCGGTCAACGCCACCGCGAAGGTCCGGCCGTCCTACGACGCCGCCGTCACGCTCGTGCTCGACCTGCAGAACCCGACCGTGCACACCCCGCCGATCGAGCAGAAGAACCCGGACGGCAGCACGATCCTGGTCGGCGCGACGCCGACCGGGCCGGACCGGGTGCTGCTGCGCACGTCCGGCAGCCCGTCGCTGTTCACCGCGGACTTCCCGATGGACGCGGGCATCGACCTGTTCGCCAACGCCGGGTTCCTGCAGGTCGAGCTGAAGGGCACGGCACACGTCTGCCACCCGGACGCGGGCGCCGACTGCGCCGGGACCCCCGCCGCCGACGACCACATGCTCCAGGTGAAGCTCAAGGACCAGGGCGACCTGACCTTCGGCGGCGTCGTCGACAAGTTGCTGCACGACCCCGGCTCGCTGCTGGACTTCCAGGTGCACGTCCGCGGCGCGGGCGGCGTCGACGCGAGCGCGCCGGGCACGGCCGACTTCCTCAAGGGCGCCACCGCGCACGCCGGGTTCACCTGGAACGACCTGACCAAGCCCACCGGGCCCGACGGCCCGCAGTTCAGCACGAGCGACCTTTCCGAGCTGGCGAACTTCGACTTCGACCCGGCCAACCCGAAGGCGCTGTTCTCGATCATCCTCAAGACGCTCCAGACGCTCAACGCGTCGATCAGCGACGCCTCCCCGGCGGGGGCCGCGGTGTTCGGCACGAAGATCCCGCTGGTCGGCCGCTCGCTGCGGGACCTGCTGCGGGCCGACGAAGCCGGCTCCGGCCCGAAGGTGACCTACGGCGCCAACTCCGTGAAGGACGCCGCGCGCAGCGTCGAAAAGGGCAACGCGTTCCCGCAGACCCTCGTCGGGCGCACCGTCGTCGCCGGGACCCAGGTCGGCATCGTCGGCAGCGTCACGGCGGACACCCTCGTGCTGGCCGGGCCGTGGGCCAGTCAGCCGGCACCCTCGACGGCGTACGTGATCCGGTCCGAACTGGACGACGTCATCTCGATGCTGGAAGCCGCCCCGTCGGACAACCTGCAGCGGCTGGTGCAGACGGTCAACGAGCGGTTCAAGGGCAGCGTGCCGGTGCAGTTCGAGTACGCCGAGCCCGCCGGAACGCCGTCGCTGATCATCCGGCTGGACTGGAAACGCGCCTACCACACCAGCACGCCGGTGCAGTTCGACTTCAGCCTGCCCGCGGGCAACCAGCGCGTCGCCGGCGTGCAGGGCGACGGCTCCGTGTCGCTCGGGGTCGGCGGCGAGGTCAAGATGGGCCTGGTCGTCCCGCTGGCGCCCGGGCCCGGCCCGGCCGACGCGAACGCGTTGCGCGTGCTCGACGACTCGTCGATCGGCGTCAAGCTCGACGCCGCCGTCGAGAACGCCACTATCGCCACCACCCTCGGCCCGCTGACCGTCTCGCTCGGCGACCCGAAGTCCGCGGACAAGGCGACCGCGAAGGCGTCCTACTCGCTCGACCTGGCCAAGAGCGGCGGCACCGGCGCGCCGGTCACGTTCGCCGAGTTCGCCGGGGCGGTCGGGCCGTCGATCAACGCCGCGAGCACGGCGGTGAACTGCGGCCTCGACGGCAGCACGCCACTGGCCCTGTGCGCCAAATTGCCGCTGTACATCAGCGAAGACGGCGGCGCGACCTACACCAAGGTGATCACCGACGAGACCAAGGCGAACGACTTCGCGTTGCGCCTGCCCAAGTCGACGACGCCGGACGACTACTTCAACCTCGGCGGCGCTGCCATCGACGGCCATCCACGGCTGGAAACGCCGGATCCGACGTTGCTGGGCCAGGAGCTGGCCAAGCGGCTCATCGACTTCGGCCGGCTCGACGGCCTCGACAGCTACCTCAACCTGGCGGAGCAGGCGCTCAACACCGCCAGCTTCGGCGGCAAGCTGCCGCTGCTCGGCGACGACCTCCAGCAGGGCGCGGACTTCATCGGCAAGCTGCGCACGGCGATCCACACCGCACTGGCCCAGCTGCCCGCGGACGGCCACTTCACCGACATGGCCGCGGTGCGCGGCTGGGTGAACGACCAGCTCGCCGCCAAGCTCGCCGCCGCGGGCCTGAACCCGGACACCGTCACCGTCGACACCTTGTGCAAGACGCGGCTGGGCACCGTCGGCGCCCCGACGGTCAAGCTGCACGACGGCGCCACCGCGGCGGACAAGACCTACCGGTACGTCGTCGCCTCCTACGCGACGATCAACGGGGAGAAGAAGCAGGCCAAGGCGAGCGACCCGGGCTCGATCACGAACGGTCCGGCCGCACTGTCCACAACGGACTCCCTCGACATCTCGTGGGAACCGGTCGACAGCGCTTCGGGGTACCTGGTGTTCCGTGAGGAAGGCGGCGTCTTCAAGCTCATCGCCGACGTCACCGACACCAAGACCACCGACACCGGTGCCGCCGCCATCGGCGGGGCACCGGAGAACCCGGCCGAGAACCCGCAGCCGCACGACTGCGCGTATAACGACCTCGACGCCGTGACCATCAGCCTCAACGTCAGCCAAGGCGACTTCAGCGGCGACCTGCTCAACTGCGCCGGGCTGCCGGCGGGCCACGAATGCCTGAAGAAGTCCGTGCCGCTGGACCTGGGCATCCCCGGGTTCTCGCTCAAGGCCGACGGCGGAGCGGGCCCCGAGGTCCAGCTCGGCTGGCGGCTGCACCTGGCCATGGGCATCAGCCGCAGCGAAGGGTTCTTCGTCAACACCAAGGATTCCGCGCAGCCGGAGTTCGCGGTCGGGCTGAACGTCACCCTGCCGCAGAAGATCAACGCGCAGCTGGCGTTCATCAACATCACCGCGGAGAACTGCACCAAGGACCTGAGCGCGGACGACTGCAACGGGGCGGCCGCGCCCCCGGCCAACGGCGTCCTGCCGCTGTTCGGCGGCGCGTTCAAGATCGACCTGATCGCCCCGGACGACCCGACCAACGGCCGGCTGCACCTGACCGACCTGCAGAACGCCGGGCTGGACCGGCTCGCCGACGTCAAGCTGCACGCGAGCGCGGACATCAACTGGCTGCTCAAGGCGCGGCCGGGCGACGACGCCGGGTTCCCGGGCATCCAGGCGAACTTCCGGCTGCACTGGGCGTGGAACAACGTCAAGCCGGGCACCAACTCGGCCGACGCCGGCAACAACCCGCTGACGCTGGCCTTCGACAAGGTCGCCATCGACAGCGGGGAGATCTTCGGCAAGATCCTCGGCCCGATCGTGAACAAGGTCAAGCAGGTGACCGGCCCGCTCGACCCGGTGATCAAGACGCTGTACGCGCCGATCCCGGTGCTGTCGGACCTGTCGCACCTGGCCGGCGGCGGCGACGTCACGCTCGTCTCCCTCGGCAAGGCGTTCACCACGATCGCCGGTGGCCCGGACCTGAAGTTCGTCGACACGATCGCCGGGATCGTCAACTTCATCAACAACTTCCCGACGTGCACGACCAAGTGCCTCATCCCGCTCGGGTCGTTCGAACTGGGCGGCCAGCAGGCCCTGGACACCACCGCGACACCCGACAACACCGAAAGCCTGATCAGCAGCAAGAAGGACGCCGGGGGCGGCACCACTTTCGCGCCGCTGCTCGACACGATCAACGGCAAGAACTCCAACGCGAAGTCGGTCAACCCGATGACCACCCAGGCGTCGGCGGCCGGGTTCAGCTTCCCGGTGTTCGAGAAGCCCGCCTCGCTGTTCAACGTGCTGCTCGGCGGCGACGTCGACCTGGTCAAGTTCGACTCCGGGCCGCTGCGCCTCGGCTTCGACTGGCGCCAGCAGTTCGGGCCGGTGTACGCGCCGCCGCCGGTGGTGATCACCCTGCACGGCTCGGCGACGGTGTCGCTGCGGATCGTCGCCGGCTTCGACACCTACGGCATCCGCAAGGCGTTCGAGGCGGCCCGCGCGGGCAACCTCGACCTCGGCACCATCGGCAACGCGTTCCTGCAGAGCTTGTTCTTCTACACCACGGAAAACGGCAAGCCGATCCCGGTCGTGTCCTTCACGGGCGAGATCGCGGCCGGCGCCGCCGTCACGGCCGTGATCATCACGGTCGGCATCGAGGGCGGGCTCGGGCTCACCGTGTCCTTCCTGTGGAACGACCCCAACCACGACGGGAAGTTCCGGATAACCGAGTTCCTGCAAACCGCGTTGAACAACCCGATCTGCCTGTTCACCGTGTCCGGGCGGCTCTACGTCTTCCTCAAGCTGTACGTGACGGTCGGGTTCGGCCCGTTCTCGGTGTCGTTCAGCTTCACGATCGTCGACGTCACGCTGCTCGACTTCACCGCGACACCGAACTGCACGCCACCACCACCGAAGCTCGGCGGGCTGAGCGGCGACGGGAAGACCTTGGTCGTGTACGCGGGCGCGCTCGGCCACACCGCGCAACGCGGCGGCGGCACGGGTGACCCGTACGAGTCGGACAAGCAGGAGAAGGAGACCGTCAAGATCACCTCGCTGCACGACTACGCCAACCCGGCGAACCCGGCGTTCACCGGCGTGGCCGTGGACATGCTCGGCATCCGGCGCGAGTTCCGGAACCCGAACATCGAGCGGGTCGTCGTCGACGGCCGAAACTACGGCAAGCCGATGAGCGTCACGTTCATCGGGGACGCCAAGGCCGACACCACCAAGACCGGCCCACCGCCGCCGACCGCGCAGTTCGACCGCGACGCGATCGTCTTCGGCGGCAAGGTGAACGACCAGATCAAGACCGGCATCGGCAACTCCTGGGTCGACGGCGGGGCCGGGGACGACACCATCGTCACCGGCGACCGGACCGTGCTCGCCGCGAACAAGACGAGCTACGCCCGCGACGACGCGAAGGCCCGCGTCGCGGGTGGCCCCGGCGTCGACAGCATCACGGTCGGCAACGGCGTGGACGTCGTCGCGGGCGACTCGAGCCTCGGCGCGCCCCCGGTGACGTCGATCGGGCTCAAGGAGCTGCCGAACGACGGCCGCGACGGCGGCGATCCCCTCGCCGACGGCACGGGTGGGCCGACCGTCACCGTGCCGAACTGGGCGCTCCTGCCCGACCCGGCTGGCGGCACCGGGACCGGCGACGGCGGCGACACGATCAAGGTCGGGCTCGCGAAGTCGACGGCGTTCGGCAACGGCGGCGACGACACGCTCGGCGTCACCGCCGACGATCCGCTGAAGGATGTGCCCACCTACCCGCAGGCGCTGTTCGTCTCGCAAGGCGCGACGCTCGTCGGCGGGGACGGCAGCGACCGGTTCGCCGGTGGCACCGGGCCGGACAAGATCTACCCGGCCGGCCAGGTCGACCCCGGTGTCGACGGCTACGGCTCCGACGACGCCAACACCACCGGCGGCCCGGTGGGCGGGCCGATCAACACCGTCGACACCGGCAGCGGCAACGACACGGTGTACGGCGGCAAGGGCCAGGACCGCGTCACCGGCCACTCCACCAAGGACCAGCACGACGACTTCCGCGGTGGCGGCGGCAACGACATCCTGTTCGGCGGGTACGGGCCCGACACGCTCTACGGCGGGCCGGACGACGACTACGTCATCGCCGAACCGTCCACTCTGGACTTCCCGAACCCGGGGACGACCGACGGCTTCGGGCCCTTCTACGTCGTCACGCACACCCCGCTGCCGTCGGGGGTGACCCCGTCGCACAAGACACTGGTCGGCGGCCTCGGCTTCGACCACGTCATCGGCGGTGACGGCGGCGCCGACGTCTACGGCGACAAGCAGACGACGCCGTGCAAGGCGGGTGCGCCGATCCCGTCGACCCCGGTCGACGAGTCGGTGGACGACCCGCTCGACGGCAACGACCGGATCATCGGCGGCGCCGGCGTGGAGAACGTGCGCGCGGGCGGCGGGGACGACAACGTCGACGCCGAAGCGGCGGACGACCTGGTGTGCGGCGAGAAGGGCAAGGACGCGCTGCACGGCGGCCGCGACGCGGACCAGGTCTGGGGCGGCTCGGGCGACGACGCCGTCTACGGTGACTCCGGGGCGGACACCCTCTACGGCAACGACGGCGTCGACACGATGTTCGGCGGCGACGACCCCGACACGATCGAGGGCAACGACGGGACGGACTGGGTCTCCGGTGGCCTGGCCGGCGACACGATCGTCGGCGGCACCCGGGCGGCCGGGCAGCCCGACGACGCCGACCAGCTGTTCGGCGACAGCGGCCCCGACACGATCATCGGCGACAACGGTGATCCGCTGGTGGCAGGCGGGCCGGTGTTCGACCTGGCCAGTACCGACCCGGCGCTGGGCGGCGGCGACACGATCTCCGGCGGGTTCGACAACGACGCCCTGTTCGGCGGGCTGGAGAACGACACGGTCTTCGGCGGGAAGGACCCCGATCGCATCGAAGGCAACCCGGGCGCCGACAAGCTGAACGGCGAGGCGGACGCCGACGACATCATCGGCGGCAGCCACCAGACGCCGGGCGACCCGGCGGTCAAGAACGCGGCCGGTTACCCCGACGCGGGCGACACGATCTCCGGCGGCGACGCCGACGACGTGATCACCGGCGACAACGCGACGATCACCGGCACGGGCGGCGGCGACACCGGCGACCCGGTCACCCGGGGCCGCGGGCTGTCGGCCGGACGGCACGTGGTGCTGTTCGACCTCGGCTACACGCCGGCGGCGGGCACGTCCGGTGGAGACTCCATCTATGGCGGCGAGGCCGCGGACGTCATCTACGCCCAGGGCGGCACGGACACCGTGCACGGCGACGCCGGGGACGACTACGCGGAAGGCGACCAGGACGCGGACAAGCTGTTCGGCGAGGCCGGGCAGGACGACCTCGTCGGCGGCTCCTCGTACGTCGAATCAGGCACCGGCCAGGGCACCGCGGGCCAGCTCGACACCGGGGACACCATTTCCGGTGGCGACGACGCCGACCTGATCACCGGCGACAACGCCCTGCTCACCCGGGACGCGGGCCTGCCGAAGAGCCCGATCACGCAGGGCCGCTTCGATTCCGACGCGCAGGGCGCACCGGGAATGGTCCAGCGCAGCCTCCAGCTGTACGACCTGGGCGACGGACCGGTGCCGAACACTTCGGGCGGTGACGACATCACCGGGGACAACGGCTGCGACGCGATCCTCGGCCAGTCCGGCAACGACCGGATCAAGGGCAACGCCGACGGCGACTACGCCGAAGGCGGGCCCGGCCGGGACTGGCTCGAGGGCAACGGCGGCGACGACGACCTCGTCGGCGGCAGCTCGGTCATCTTCGGGACCGACACCGCGCTGACCACGCAGGGCCAGCCGGACGCCGGGGACGCCGTCTTCGGTGGCACGGGTGACGACGTGGTGCTCGGCGACAACGCGATCACCGACCGGATCGCGCCGCCGTCGCCGTACCTGCTCCGCGTCGGCAGCAACGGGACGTTCGAGACGCAACGTTCGCTGCGGCTGCTGGATCTCTCGTGGAGCAACGGGTTCCTCGGTGCGCCGACGCGTCCGGTGGCAGGCGGGGACCAGCTCTCCGGTGGTGGCGGCGTCGACGTCGTGTTCGGCCAGGACGGCGACGACCAGATCTCCGGCGGTGCGAACGACGACTACGCCGAGGGCAACGGCGGGCACGACACGATGTTCGGCGACCGGACCCTGGCCGAAGCCGGGATCCCGATCACGCCGCCGAACCCGGCGTGGCCGGGCACGGCGTCGGGCGACCTCGGCGACGTCTCCGCGCCGAACGGGCAGGACGACCTGCTCGGCGGCAGCTCGCTGGCGGTCTTCCGCGACACGGCCGACGACGTACACGGCGACGGCGCCGCCGACTTCATCCTCGGCGACGGCGGCACCGCGGTGCGGGACATCGTGGACCAGACCGGGAAGCCGGTGGCACTCGGCGACGACCTGTCGAAGGTCTCGCTGCCGCTGACCAACCGGATCTACGCCAAGCGTTACCCGGCGACCCCGCCGACCGGTGCGGCGTTCGTCCGCCACGGCGCGAACGGGGCTCCGACCCGCTTCTGCACCACCACGCAGGCCACGTGCGAGGCGCCCGGCGCTTCCGGCGGGGACAACCTGTGGGGCGACGCCGGGGAGGACACGCTGTACGGCCAGGACGGCAACGACCTGATGTACGGCGACACCGGCACGGCGACGGCTCCGGGTGACGGCGCCGACGACATGTACGGCGAGCTCGGCGACGACCGGATGTGGGGCACCGGCGGCGACGACGCCATGGTCGGCGACCGCGGCGGCATCGTCGACGTGTACCAGAACGGGTCGAACAAGTTCGTCATCGACAACACCCAGGTGCCCGCGATCCACTACGAGGGCTTCCTGGCCGGCTCGGTCACGCGGCAGGTCGACCTGCAGCACGACGTCAACGGCGACGCGTTCGCCGCACCCGGCACCGCTCCGGCGATGCCGCACCGCGGCGACCTCGAAGGCGGCACCGACCGCATCCGCGGCGGCGACGACCACGACTCGATCCACGGCGGCTTCGGCGACGACCTGGCCAACGGAGATTCGGGCGGGGACAACGTCTTCGGTGACGACGGCGCGGACGTGCTGTGGGGCGGCAAGGGCGGCACCGACGCGGCCAACCCGAACGACCGCGGCACAGGCGACTCGCTCGTCGACTACGTGCTCGGCGGCAAGGGCGCGACGACCGGCCCGTCGGTCGACCCGAACACCGGCGCGCTGGGTTCGGACATCATCGACTGGCGCCCGCGCGGCACGTACGGCGCACCGGGATCGTCGACGTGCTCGGCGAACCCGTGGCCGCAGACGTTCGGCAACGGCAAGACCGCGGTCACGGTGGACCCGTGCTCGTGGTTCGAAATGACGAACCTCGACAACGCCGACGTCGCGGACAACCAGCACCACCAGGGCATCGACTGGATCTACGGCGGCTGGGACCGGGACGTACTGCAGGCCGACGTGGCCGACAACGGCCCCAACCTCGGCGACCGCCTGCTCGACTGGGGCGGGGCGTACAACCTGTACACGCACTGCAATGCGGCGTACGGCGGGTACAACGACGTCCGGCAGTGGAGCCCGACGCAGCAGGACTTCCTGCAGCGGTGGGCATACTCCCTGGGCGCCGGCCAGGGCGCGGCGGACGTGACGACGGCGGGCACGTCGGCGTTCGACGAGCTGGCGCTGGTGTACCAGGCGGACCTGCAGGACCACGGGTCCGGACCGGCGTTCCCGACCACGCCGGGTCACTTCGACAACCCGAACGCCTGCGCACCCTGA